The Stratiformator vulcanicus genome has a segment encoding these proteins:
- the secA gene encoding preprotein translocase subunit SecA yields MEALDRVGDYLNAFTGKVERGITKMFGSSNEHRVRNLGFVRDPKTGKDKITPGSLVDQINGLEESVKQLSDEELLRTTADFRERLANGETLDDLLPEAFARVRESAWRNLRMRQYDVQMVGGVILHRGMIAEMTTGEGKTLVATAPAFLNGLAGHVHVVTVNDYLARRDMEWMGPIFLGLGMTVDAIQSPMNAQERQRAYACDITYGTNNEFGFDYLRDNMKPRKELQVQGPLTYAIVDEIDNILIDEARTPLIISGPAHDDITKYSKADRIARQLKRDEDFEVKEKERTCHLTESGVRRAEELTGVESFYTAGNMEWPHLIDNSLKAHYLYRKDVEYVVEHDEIIIVDEHTGRKMEGRQWSDGLHQAVEAKEGVRVKPENQTLATITLQNFFKLYDKLSGMTGTAMTESDEFWKIYKLDVINVPTNRPSQRNNMPDVIFRTEKEKWAAVAEDAIEEHKKGRPVLVGTTSIESSELVSRKLNKKGIKHNVLNAKQQEKEAELIAQAGRKAAVTIATNMAGRGTDIILGGNPEYLAWEELRQTYETRLDVSKQEWDDLTAQIAEREGMKKEGRQVADLGGLHVIGTERHDSRRIDNQLRGRAGRQGDPGSSVFIVSLEDKLLRLFAGEWVQGVLSWAGLQDGEPIISGMVTRRIEGAQKKVEERHFDQRKHLLEYDEVMDDQRKQVYTFRQKILDGADCREIILEMIDRQVEKLVPHFLNPRYRWESLAAFASQQYRLDLESEQVKELEYEELVTFLKDECNAQADEYIGEQIEENLPEEEEERDWNWLALSKWANVHFGLNTNDRELKKVGRDDIHGYLRERSSQAIERYDFSVLQQFLVPDFNEQQLCGWLAQHFTMQLDPKSFEELSPEQAVESVRTKLREMYHDKEVQFPVAVGMTRFVPESAQSQQSDRDGLVRWANGRFKASFNAEQVKGKSRDQLQNLLQDASRQFYANGEVSERIDSLLEDAYGGHEGNGHTPKTDQMGELITWANEEFHATLTPEDVAALPKDAARQRLLMQYQAYYRPELAHAERSLLLELVDTAWKDHLYHMDHVRSGIGLVGYAQKDPKVEYKREGRRAFQAMWERIDEQVTGFIFRLEKESREFVGNLWQITEVSHANAEEAAPEPQPQQQYTESGGSQLEPGQEVKTVDPIVNRMEKVGRNDPCPCGSGKKYKKCHGAA; encoded by the coding sequence CGTCCGCGAATCGGCATGGCGCAACCTGAGAATGCGTCAGTACGACGTGCAGATGGTCGGCGGCGTCATCCTGCACCGCGGCATGATCGCCGAAATGACGACCGGGGAAGGGAAGACGCTCGTCGCGACCGCGCCGGCATTCCTCAACGGTCTGGCCGGGCACGTCCACGTGGTGACGGTCAACGATTACCTTGCCCGACGCGATATGGAGTGGATGGGGCCGATCTTCCTCGGGCTGGGAATGACGGTCGACGCGATCCAGTCGCCGATGAACGCGCAGGAGCGGCAGCGGGCCTACGCCTGCGACATCACGTACGGAACGAATAACGAGTTCGGTTTCGATTACCTCCGCGACAACATGAAGCCGCGGAAGGAACTGCAAGTTCAGGGGCCGCTGACCTACGCGATCGTCGACGAAATCGACAACATTCTGATCGACGAGGCGCGGACGCCGCTGATCATCTCGGGCCCGGCTCACGATGACATCACGAAGTATTCCAAGGCCGATCGCATCGCCCGGCAGCTCAAGCGGGATGAGGACTTCGAGGTCAAAGAGAAAGAGCGGACCTGCCACCTGACCGAGTCGGGGGTCCGCCGGGCCGAAGAACTGACCGGCGTCGAATCGTTCTACACCGCGGGCAATATGGAATGGCCGCACCTGATCGATAACTCGCTCAAGGCCCATTACCTGTACCGCAAGGACGTCGAATACGTCGTCGAACACGATGAGATCATCATCGTGGATGAGCACACCGGTCGGAAGATGGAAGGCCGGCAGTGGTCCGACGGCCTGCACCAGGCGGTCGAGGCGAAGGAAGGGGTCCGGGTCAAGCCGGAGAACCAGACGCTCGCCACGATCACGTTGCAGAACTTCTTCAAGCTGTACGACAAGCTGTCGGGCATGACCGGTACGGCGATGACCGAGTCGGACGAGTTCTGGAAGATCTACAAGCTCGACGTCATTAACGTCCCGACGAACCGGCCCAGTCAGCGGAACAACATGCCGGATGTGATTTTCCGGACCGAAAAAGAAAAGTGGGCCGCCGTCGCCGAAGACGCGATTGAAGAGCACAAGAAAGGCCGCCCGGTCCTCGTTGGTACCACGAGCATCGAGTCGAGCGAACTGGTCAGCCGCAAGCTGAACAAGAAGGGCATCAAGCACAATGTCCTGAACGCCAAGCAGCAGGAAAAAGAAGCCGAGTTGATTGCGCAGGCCGGCCGCAAGGCAGCCGTCACGATCGCCACGAACATGGCGGGTCGCGGTACCGACATCATTCTCGGGGGTAACCCCGAGTACCTGGCTTGGGAAGAACTGCGGCAGACGTACGAGACCCGGCTCGACGTCAGCAAGCAGGAATGGGACGACCTGACTGCGCAAATCGCCGAGCGCGAGGGGATGAAGAAAGAGGGCCGACAGGTCGCCGACCTCGGAGGTCTACACGTCATCGGGACCGAGCGGCACGACTCTCGCCGGATCGACAATCAGCTTCGCGGGCGGGCCGGGCGTCAGGGCGACCCGGGCTCGAGCGTGTTTATCGTCTCGCTCGAGGACAAGTTGCTGCGGCTGTTCGCCGGAGAATGGGTGCAGGGCGTGCTCAGTTGGGCCGGTCTGCAGGACGGTGAGCCGATCATCAGCGGGATGGTCACGCGGCGAATTGAAGGGGCCCAGAAGAAAGTCGAAGAACGCCACTTCGACCAGCGGAAGCACCTGCTCGAATACGATGAGGTGATGGACGACCAGCGCAAGCAGGTCTATACGTTCCGCCAGAAAATCCTCGACGGAGCCGATTGCCGCGAAATCATCCTCGAGATGATCGATCGGCAGGTCGAGAAGTTGGTGCCGCACTTCCTCAATCCGCGCTATCGCTGGGAGTCGCTCGCCGCGTTCGCCTCGCAGCAGTACCGCCTCGACCTTGAATCGGAGCAGGTCAAGGAGCTGGAGTACGAGGAACTCGTCACCTTCCTGAAAGACGAATGCAACGCGCAGGCGGACGAGTACATCGGCGAGCAGATCGAAGAGAATTTGCCCGAAGAGGAAGAAGAACGTGATTGGAACTGGCTCGCCCTTTCAAAGTGGGCCAACGTGCATTTCGGCCTCAATACGAACGATCGTGAATTGAAGAAGGTCGGCCGCGACGACATTCACGGCTACCTCCGCGAGCGTTCCTCACAGGCGATTGAGCGGTACGACTTTTCAGTCCTCCAGCAGTTCCTGGTGCCCGACTTCAACGAGCAGCAGTTATGCGGCTGGCTCGCGCAGCACTTCACGATGCAGTTGGATCCGAAGTCGTTCGAAGAACTTTCGCCCGAACAGGCCGTCGAGTCGGTCCGCACAAAGTTGCGGGAGATGTATCACGACAAAGAAGTCCAGTTCCCAGTCGCCGTCGGCATGACGCGATTCGTGCCGGAGAGCGCCCAGTCACAGCAGTCCGACCGCGACGGACTCGTCCGCTGGGCCAACGGCCGCTTCAAGGCGTCGTTCAACGCCGAGCAGGTTAAGGGTAAAAGCCGCGACCAGTTACAGAATTTGCTGCAGGACGCCAGCCGACAGTTCTACGCCAACGGCGAGGTCAGCGAACGGATCGATTCGCTCCTGGAAGACGCCTACGGCGGGCATGAAGGCAACGGGCACACGCCGAAGACCGATCAAATGGGTGAGCTCATCACTTGGGCGAACGAGGAATTTCACGCGACGCTCACTCCCGAAGATGTCGCCGCACTGCCGAAAGACGCCGCTCGCCAGCGGCTGCTGATGCAGTATCAGGCGTACTACCGCCCTGAACTCGCCCACGCGGAGCGGTCACTGCTGTTGGAACTGGTCGATACGGCGTGGAAAGATCACCTGTATCACATGGACCACGTTCGCTCCGGCATCGGACTGGTCGGCTATGCCCAAAAAGACCCGAAGGTCGAATACAAACGTGAAGGTCGGCGGGCCTTTCAGGCGATGTGGGAGCGGATCGACGAACAGGTCACCGGCTTCATCTTCCGGCTCGAAAAAGAAAGCCGGGAGTTCGTCGGCAATCTCTGGCAGATCACGGAGGTCTCTCACGCGAACGCTGAAGAGGCAGCCCCCGAACCTCAGCCGCAACAGCAATACACCGAATCGGGCGGCAGCCAGCTCGAGCCGGGACAGGAAGTCAAAACGGTTGACCCGATCGTCAATCGCATGGAAAAAGTCGGCCGCAACGACCCATGCCCCTGCGGCAGCGGGAAGAAATACAAGAAATGCCACGGGGCTGCGTGA